A section of the Mesobacillus jeotgali genome encodes:
- a CDS encoding DUF1850 domain-containing protein: MKSIKKSYLFVLLFLFLFLAIIFLYIPSKQALVFVEPDRDKILCFVPISAGETFKIKYKHSIHLTDVIESYQITEQKEIRQYELEYEDFAIGMPSEVAEGETFEMKDGKYYIKNMNRRFEQFILRVGKVRANHTFVQGHISFPLTKAIEPGTRVRIQVKKINILQQMEGVNILEHNK, translated from the coding sequence GTTCCTCTTTCTCTTTTTGGCGATAATTTTCTTATACATACCTTCTAAACAAGCTCTTGTTTTTGTTGAGCCGGACCGAGATAAAATTCTATGCTTTGTTCCAATCTCGGCCGGTGAAACCTTCAAGATAAAATATAAGCACTCTATCCATCTTACAGATGTCATTGAAAGCTATCAAATTACGGAGCAAAAGGAAATCCGCCAATATGAATTGGAGTACGAGGACTTTGCAATCGGAATGCCGTCAGAAGTTGCAGAAGGTGAAACCTTTGAAATGAAGGATGGCAAATACTATATAAAAAATATGAACAGAAGGTTCGAGCAATTCATCCTGCGTGTCGGTAAGGTCCGTGCTAACCATACTTTTGTTCAGGGCCATATATCCTTCCCGCTAACAAAAGCAATTGAGCCAGGGACCAGGGTAAGGATACAGGTGAAAAAAATAAATATTTTACAGCAAATGGAAGGAGTGAATATCCTTGAGCACAACAAATAA